One window from the genome of Candidatus Didemnitutus sp. encodes:
- a CDS encoding YdeI/OmpD-associated family protein produces the protein MRQEFRAKLYRVSLVRWVDLPKRIIAELELPPAEIKGGGQGWNAVLRFNDDIDRVTLLPGKPGKLKLAFKVELLRAAEVDAGDTIEFTLEPDTASREPDLPEEMRKTFQARPELEQRWLAHSVAQRRQVVRYIFQAKSAEVQAKRSWIFLERLAETGRLSGS, from the coding sequence ATGCGCCAGGAATTCCGCGCCAAACTCTATCGCGTTTCACTCGTGCGTTGGGTCGATCTGCCGAAACGCATCATCGCCGAACTCGAGTTACCGCCCGCCGAGATCAAGGGCGGCGGCCAAGGCTGGAACGCCGTGCTGCGCTTCAACGACGACATCGACCGCGTGACGCTGCTGCCCGGCAAGCCCGGCAAACTGAAACTCGCCTTCAAGGTCGAGCTGCTCCGCGCCGCCGAAGTCGACGCCGGCGACACGATCGAATTCACCCTTGAGCCCGACACCGCCTCGCGCGAACCCGACCTGCCGGAGGAAATGCGCAAGACGTTCCAAGCGCGCCCCGAGCTGGAACAGCGCTGGCTCGCGCACAGCGTCGCGCAACGCCGCCAGGTGGTGCGCTACATTTTCCAGGCGAAAAGCGCCGAGGTGCAGGCGAAACGCAGCTGGATCTTCCTCGAGCGCCTCGCCGAAACCGGCCGCCTCAGCGGCAGCTGA
- a CDS encoding aldehyde dehydrogenase family protein, with protein sequence MTRLPVTKTPKCYVGGAFIRSESSRVFPIKDAAGNFFANIPQCTRKDLRNAVEAAAKAGPGWAKRTAYNRGQIIYRMAEMLEARQADMADALAVGGTSKAAAAKEIVATIDRLIHYAGWTDKYESLLGSVNPVAAPYFNFTVTDPMGIVGVIAPDEAPLLALVSLIAPIITSGNTVVALASSTQPYPSIVLGEMLATSDLPGGVVNLLTGFRKEIVPTMATHAHLRALAGVANAEERKALKLGAAESVKRVKLHAAEDKTDWFSDRAQSLYEIRDFVEFKTTWHPVGA encoded by the coding sequence ATGACCCGTCTGCCCGTCACCAAAACGCCCAAGTGCTACGTCGGAGGAGCGTTCATTCGCTCCGAGAGTTCGCGCGTGTTCCCGATCAAGGACGCCGCCGGCAACTTCTTCGCCAACATCCCGCAGTGCACGCGCAAGGACCTGCGCAATGCCGTCGAGGCCGCCGCCAAGGCCGGTCCCGGCTGGGCCAAGCGCACGGCCTACAACCGCGGCCAGATCATCTACCGCATGGCGGAGATGCTCGAGGCGCGCCAAGCCGACATGGCCGATGCGCTCGCGGTCGGTGGCACCTCCAAGGCGGCCGCGGCCAAGGAAATCGTCGCGACGATTGATCGCCTCATCCACTACGCCGGCTGGACCGACAAATACGAGTCGCTGCTCGGCAGCGTGAATCCCGTCGCCGCACCTTACTTCAATTTCACCGTGACCGATCCGATGGGCATCGTCGGTGTGATCGCGCCCGATGAAGCGCCGTTGCTCGCGCTGGTGTCGCTCATCGCGCCGATCATCACGAGCGGCAACACGGTCGTCGCGCTCGCGTCGTCCACGCAGCCGTATCCGAGCATCGTGCTCGGCGAGATGCTCGCGACGAGCGACCTGCCCGGCGGCGTCGTGAATCTGCTCACCGGTTTCCGCAAGGAGATCGTGCCGACGATGGCCACGCACGCGCACCTGCGCGCGCTGGCCGGCGTGGCCAATGCCGAGGAGCGCAAGGCGCTCAAGCTCGGCGCCGCCGAGAGCGTGAAGCGCGTGAAGCTTCACGCCGCCGAGGACAAGACCGATTGGTTCTCCGACCGCGCGCAGAGCCTCTACGAGATCCGCGACTTCGTGGAGTTCAAGACGACCTGGCACCCGGTCGGGGCCTGA
- a CDS encoding VOC family protein codes for MRYAARVGAPGPTPPASTGAALASALAVDNLQREMRIEHLALWTDDLERARRFYETHCGARAGAAYHNPRTDFRSYFLSFAGGARLELMQRPDIAARPENGGREALGLAHFALSLGSERAVDETTERFRAAGIAVVAAPRRTGDGYYESVVLDPDGNRIELTV; via the coding sequence GTGAGATACGCGGCTCGGGTTGGCGCGCCCGGTCCGACGCCGCCCGCGTCGACCGGCGCGGCGCTTGCCTCCGCTCTCGCGGTCGACAATCTGCAACGGGAAATGCGCATCGAGCACCTCGCTTTGTGGACCGACGACTTGGAACGCGCGCGGCGTTTCTACGAAACGCATTGCGGCGCGCGGGCCGGTGCCGCCTACCACAATCCGCGCACGGATTTCCGTTCGTATTTCCTGAGCTTCGCCGGCGGAGCGCGGCTGGAGTTGATGCAGCGTCCCGACATCGCGGCGCGCCCGGAAAACGGCGGCCGCGAGGCACTCGGGCTCGCGCATTTCGCGCTCTCGCTCGGCAGCGAGCGCGCGGTCGATGAGACGACCGAACGATTCCGCGCCGCGGGCATCGCCGTGGTCGCGGCGCCGCGCCGCACCGGCGACGGCTACTACGAAAGTGTCGTGCTCGATCCCGACGGCAACCGCATCGAGCTCACCGTCTGA
- a CDS encoding LysR family transcriptional regulator produces MRPFSGMELRHLRYFVAVAEILNFSRAAIRMQVTQPALSRQIRDLEHELGCTLLRRGANARTELTPEGRQFLAGAREVLAAAERIVAEARSSRARLRLGHYGAIWLDYFAAGLQRFARRHPRVVLQPVELTPGALPAALRRGEVEVALLGQTDATLRREFATTLAASMPAQVILPAGHPLAKRRRLPLQELRGANWVTWDEAEFPGRKRLLVEACRAAGFRPRVTHHTDSLASMLVRVSTCGEVGHSVPMAARSRPPGVVFADTEPAGAMVFEMHVGWLKNAPRAALIADLVEELARVRP; encoded by the coding sequence ATGAGGCCCTTTTCGGGCATGGAATTGCGGCACCTGCGATATTTCGTGGCGGTGGCGGAGATATTGAATTTTTCCCGCGCCGCGATCCGCATGCAGGTCACGCAGCCCGCGCTCAGCCGGCAAATCCGTGACCTCGAACACGAGCTCGGCTGCACGCTGCTGCGGCGCGGAGCGAACGCCCGCACCGAGCTGACGCCCGAGGGCCGCCAGTTTCTGGCCGGGGCCCGCGAAGTGCTGGCGGCCGCGGAGCGGATCGTCGCGGAGGCGCGGAGCTCCCGCGCGCGACTGCGGCTCGGCCACTACGGCGCCATTTGGCTCGATTACTTCGCCGCCGGCCTGCAGCGCTTCGCGCGCCGGCATCCGCGCGTCGTGTTGCAACCGGTGGAGCTGACGCCCGGCGCGCTGCCCGCGGCGCTGCGGCGCGGCGAGGTGGAGGTGGCGCTGCTCGGGCAGACCGACGCGACGCTGCGCCGGGAATTCGCGACGACGCTGGCGGCCAGCATGCCGGCGCAGGTCATCCTCCCGGCCGGACATCCGCTGGCGAAACGCCGCCGGCTGCCGCTGCAGGAGTTGCGGGGCGCGAATTGGGTGACGTGGGACGAGGCGGAATTCCCCGGCCGCAAGCGGCTGCTGGTCGAGGCCTGTCGCGCGGCGGGTTTCCGGCCGCGCGTCACGCACCACACCGACAGTCTCGCGTCGATGCTGGTGCGCGTGTCCACGTGTGGCGAGGTCGGCCATTCCGTGCCGATGGCGGCGCGCTCGCGTCCACCGGGAGTCGTGTTCGCCGACACGGAGCCCGCCGGCGCGATGGTCTTCGAGATGCACGTGGGCTGGCTGAAGAACGCGCCGCGTGCGGCGTTGATCGCCGATCTCGTGGAGGAGCTGGCTCGCGTCCGACCGTGA
- a CDS encoding ABC transporter substrate-binding protein, translating to MTLQLKWKHQFQFAGYYAAIAQGYYRDAGLEVQLREAEPGRDPVESVLHGEADFGVGTSELLLLRGQGKPVVVLAAIFQHSPLTLLTRRTERVNDLQALHDQPIMIEPQSAELFAYFRNEGVDPAKLHIVHHTFEVRDLIDGRVAAMSAYASDEPFLLRQAGVDYLAFTPRAGGIDFYGDNLFTTERQVREHPDRVRRFREASLRGWDYALAHPDEIVALILQHYSQRKSREHLQFEAAQTAQLMHPGLIEVGHMNPGRWRHMADTYAEFGMLPRDFALGAFLYDPNPKPDLRWVYWTLGGAAALLVAALGWVLPLMRLNRRLRAADDSKTRFLAFLAHEIRTPLNGMAGVVDLMKSEPLSAAQRELLELQERSAQNLLRLVDSVLDYSRLDAGKMTVERAPVELRTFAADVCELFRTVAQARKVNLRCEIAPDVPACVQTDGVKLRQILANLLSNAVKFTIVGNVTLAIARVGTTPDGALRLRFSVTDTGPGIAPDALARLFQPFEQADATVVRRHGGSGLGLNISRSLAQLLGGDIRVESQPGVGSTFMVEIVAAEVAYA from the coding sequence GTGACGTTGCAACTGAAGTGGAAACACCAGTTCCAGTTCGCCGGTTACTACGCCGCGATCGCCCAGGGCTACTACCGCGACGCCGGGCTCGAGGTCCAGTTGCGCGAAGCCGAACCGGGCCGCGATCCGGTCGAGAGCGTGTTGCACGGCGAGGCCGATTTCGGCGTGGGCACATCGGAGCTGTTGCTGCTGCGCGGACAGGGCAAACCGGTCGTCGTGCTCGCGGCGATTTTCCAGCACTCGCCGCTGACGCTGCTCACGCGGCGCACCGAGCGCGTGAACGATCTGCAGGCGCTGCACGACCAGCCGATCATGATCGAGCCGCAGTCGGCCGAGCTCTTCGCCTACTTCCGCAACGAGGGCGTCGATCCCGCCAAACTGCACATCGTGCACCACACTTTCGAAGTGCGCGATCTGATCGACGGCCGCGTGGCTGCGATGTCCGCCTACGCGAGCGACGAGCCGTTCCTGCTGCGGCAGGCGGGCGTCGACTACCTCGCCTTCACGCCGCGCGCCGGCGGCATCGATTTCTACGGCGATAACCTTTTCACCACCGAGCGGCAGGTCCGCGAACACCCGGACCGCGTGCGCCGTTTCCGCGAGGCCAGCCTGCGCGGCTGGGATTATGCGCTCGCGCACCCCGACGAGATCGTGGCCCTCATCCTCCAGCACTACAGCCAGCGCAAGAGCCGCGAACACCTCCAATTCGAGGCGGCGCAAACCGCCCAACTCATGCATCCCGGCCTGATCGAAGTCGGCCACATGAACCCCGGCCGCTGGCGCCACATGGCGGACACCTACGCCGAATTCGGCATGCTGCCGCGCGATTTCGCGCTCGGCGCGTTCCTCTACGATCCCAACCCGAAACCCGACCTGCGCTGGGTTTATTGGACGCTCGGCGGCGCCGCGGCGTTGCTGGTCGCCGCCCTCGGCTGGGTGCTGCCCTTGATGCGGCTCAACCGCCGGCTGCGCGCCGCCGATGACTCGAAGACGCGCTTCCTCGCCTTCCTCGCTCACGAAATCCGCACGCCGCTCAACGGCATGGCGGGCGTCGTCGACCTGATGAAATCCGAGCCGCTCAGCGCAGCGCAACGCGAGCTGCTCGAGCTCCAGGAACGCTCCGCGCAAAACCTCCTGCGCCTCGTCGACAGCGTGCTCGACTACTCGCGCCTCGATGCCGGCAAGATGACCGTCGAGCGCGCGCCGGTCGAGCTCCGCACCTTCGCCGCCGACGTCTGCGAACTCTTCCGCACCGTTGCCCAAGCCCGCAAAGTCAACCTCCGCTGCGAAATCGCGCCCGACGTGCCGGCCTGCGTGCAGACCGACGGCGTGAAGCTGCGCCAGATCCTCGCCAACCTGCTCTCGAACGCCGTGAAATTCACGATCGTCGGCAATGTCACGCTCGCCATCGCGCGCGTCGGCACGACGCCGGACGGCGCGCTGCGTTTGCGGTTCAGCGTCACAGATACCGGGCCGGGCATCGCGCCCGACGCGCTGGCGCGGCTCTTTCAGCCGTTCGAGCAGGCCGACGCGACCGTCGTGCGCCGGCACGGAGGCAGCGGCCTCGGGTTGAACATCTCGCGCTCGCTGGCCCAACTGCTCGGCGGCGATATCCGCGTGGAGAGCCAGCCCGGCGTCGGCTCGACTTTCATGGTCGAGATCGTGGCCGCCGAGGTCGCCTACGCCTGA
- a CDS encoding cupin domain-containing protein, which translates to MKPTALLRSRLLPLLGFAALHSLAVAATPAVTRQDLLNAVIDPARSVASIAIKRVTLQPHSPTGLHLHPCPVIGVVMEGEILFQLEGGPRQILRAGDAVHEPANARVLHFDNIGDRPAILTACYLLAPDQHELIRLLLQ; encoded by the coding sequence ATGAAACCCACCGCCCTCCTCCGCTCGCGCCTGCTCCCACTGCTCGGCTTCGCCGCGCTCCACTCCCTCGCCGTCGCCGCCACTCCGGCCGTGACCCGCCAAGACTTGCTGAACGCGGTCATCGATCCCGCGCGTTCGGTGGCCAGCATCGCGATCAAACGCGTCACCCTGCAACCGCACTCCCCCACGGGCCTGCACCTGCATCCGTGTCCCGTGATCGGTGTCGTGATGGAGGGCGAGATCCTCTTCCAACTGGAAGGCGGCCCGCGCCAAATCCTGCGCGCCGGCGACGCCGTCCACGAACCCGCCAACGCGCGCGTGCTCCACTTCGACAACATCGGCGACCGCCCGGCCATCCTCACCGCGTGTTACCTGCTCGCCCCGGATCAACACGAGTTGATCCGACTGCTCCTGCAGTGA
- a CDS encoding ribokinase — protein sequence MSSRVVIVGSFMQDLAFYARRFPRPGETLVGDFRTGPGGKGFNQAVAATRAGAPTLFIGAIGRDTFGSSAKKFAASVGLRTNFIEKHKYATGTASITIDEAGQNQIVIAPGANMALHKHDVPLAPLALAHVVVCQGESDYTTVSHVLRHGRKNGAVTVLNPAPMRPDFDLALLRHVEVLIPNESEFITLVRQHSACAALLRTAAYREVGEFTETALHALKADALHRLCRCLQVPIVILTLGARGCFVSQPDAYLRMNAHPVEVIDSTGAGDAFVGGFAAGLVKFKKNVVEAAHFANAVAALAVMQPGTAEAMPNTREIARFLRERAHAVR from the coding sequence GTGTCATCCCGCGTCGTCATCGTCGGCAGTTTCATGCAGGATTTGGCCTTCTATGCGCGGCGGTTCCCCCGGCCCGGCGAGACGTTGGTCGGCGATTTTCGCACCGGCCCGGGCGGCAAGGGTTTCAATCAGGCGGTGGCCGCCACCCGCGCCGGCGCACCGACGCTTTTCATCGGCGCGATCGGCCGCGACACGTTCGGCAGCAGTGCGAAGAAATTCGCCGCGTCGGTCGGCCTGCGCACGAACTTCATCGAGAAACACAAATACGCCACCGGCACCGCCTCCATCACGATCGACGAAGCCGGTCAGAACCAGATCGTCATCGCGCCGGGCGCCAACATGGCGCTGCACAAGCACGACGTCCCGCTGGCTCCGCTCGCCTTGGCGCACGTCGTCGTCTGCCAGGGCGAATCCGACTACACGACCGTCTCCCACGTGCTGCGGCACGGCCGCAAGAACGGCGCCGTCACCGTCCTGAATCCCGCGCCGATGCGGCCGGATTTCGATCTCGCGCTGCTGCGCCACGTCGAGGTGCTGATCCCGAACGAGTCCGAGTTCATCACGCTCGTGCGCCAGCACTCCGCCTGCGCCGCGCTGCTGCGCACCGCCGCCTACCGCGAGGTCGGAGAATTCACCGAGACCGCCCTGCACGCGCTAAAGGCCGATGCCTTGCACCGGCTCTGCCGCTGCCTCCAGGTGCCCATCGTCATCCTCACCCTCGGCGCGCGCGGCTGCTTCGTTTCCCAACCCGACGCCTATCTCCGCATGAACGCGCACCCGGTCGAAGTCATCGATTCCACCGGCGCGGGCGACGCGTTCGTCGGCGGCTTCGCGGCCGGGTTGGTGAAGTTCAAGAAGAACGTCGTCGAAGCCGCCCACTTCGCCAACGCCGTCGCCGCGCTCGCCGTCATGCAGCCCGGCACCGCCGAGGCGATGCCCAACACGCGCGAGATCGCGCGCTTCCTCCGCGAGCGCGCGCACGCCGTGCGCTGA
- a CDS encoding TfoX/Sxy family DNA transformation protein, translating to MPRPKPILIDRERAPRGRAGEVAALLNLGPKTAAWLDAAGIHTRAQIVKLGPIGVCRRLLESGRPVNVLMAYAVEGGLSGTHWNALSAETKQWLRTEFARMRAEVQRRR from the coding sequence ATGCCGCGTCCGAAGCCAATCCTGATCGATCGCGAACGGGCGCCGCGTGGGCGCGCCGGCGAGGTCGCCGCGCTGCTCAATCTCGGCCCCAAGACCGCGGCGTGGCTCGACGCCGCCGGCATCCACACGCGCGCACAGATCGTGAAGCTCGGTCCCATCGGCGTGTGCCGCCGCCTCCTCGAGAGCGGCCGCCCGGTCAATGTGCTCATGGCCTACGCCGTGGAAGGCGGATTGAGCGGCACGCACTGGAATGCGTTGTCCGCCGAGACGAAGCAGTGGCTGCGCACCGAGTTCGCGCGCATGCGCGCAGAAGTGCAGCGCCGCCGTTGA
- a CDS encoding NAD(P)-dependent alcohol dehydrogenase, with protein sequence MKTWQLPRFGVDALTLVDQPAPQPGPHDVLVRWRAFSVNYRDLVLVQGSYLPNLPFPYVPLSDGAGEIVAVGADVTNWKIGDRVAGHYIQSWLAGAATPENLRRSLASHLAPGLAAECSALPADGIVRLPAHLSFEEAATLPIAGVTAWNALFGRRDLRPGDWVVFEGTGGVSLFGLQLAHAAGFRAIITSSSDDKLARATALGAEATINYRTVPDWSRRVRAITGGRGAALVLEVGGPASFPEALRSVALGGRIAIVGFLSGHDLPVNVLDLIGNLTTVHGLRVGSRADFEALNRALERDRIRPVVDRVFEFAELPAAFARLGRGEHFGKIVVRGAP encoded by the coding sequence ATGAAAACCTGGCAACTCCCCCGCTTCGGCGTCGACGCGCTCACGCTCGTCGATCAACCCGCACCTCAACCCGGCCCGCACGACGTCCTCGTGCGCTGGCGCGCGTTCTCCGTCAATTATCGCGACCTCGTGCTCGTGCAGGGCAGCTACCTGCCCAACCTGCCGTTTCCCTACGTGCCGCTGTCCGACGGCGCCGGTGAAATCGTCGCGGTCGGCGCGGACGTCACGAACTGGAAAATCGGCGACCGCGTCGCCGGCCACTACATCCAGAGCTGGCTCGCCGGTGCCGCGACGCCGGAAAACCTCCGGCGCAGCCTCGCGAGCCACCTCGCACCGGGACTCGCCGCCGAATGCTCCGCGCTTCCCGCCGACGGCATCGTGCGTCTGCCCGCCCACCTCTCGTTCGAGGAAGCCGCCACGCTGCCCATCGCGGGGGTCACCGCGTGGAACGCGCTGTTCGGACGGCGCGATCTCCGCCCGGGCGACTGGGTCGTGTTCGAAGGCACCGGCGGCGTTTCGCTGTTCGGCCTGCAACTCGCCCACGCCGCCGGTTTCCGCGCGATCATCACCTCCAGCAGCGACGACAAACTCGCCCGCGCCACCGCGCTCGGCGCTGAGGCAACGATCAACTACCGGACCGTGCCGGATTGGTCGAGACGGGTGCGCGCGATCACCGGCGGACGCGGCGCGGCGCTCGTGCTCGAGGTCGGCGGGCCGGCGAGTTTTCCGGAGGCGCTGCGCTCGGTCGCGCTCGGCGGCCGGATCGCGATCGTCGGATTCCTCAGCGGACACGATCTGCCGGTCAACGTGCTCGATCTCATTGGCAATCTCACGACGGTCCACGGCCTGCGCGTCGGTTCGCGCGCGGATTTCGAGGCGCTCAACCGCGCGCTCGAGCGTGACCGCATCCGCCCCGTCGTCGATCGCGTGTTCGAGTTCGCCGAGTTACCGGCCGCATTCGCCCGCCTGGGTCGCGGCGAGCATTTCGGCAAGATCGTCGTCCGCGGCGCACCGTGA